The following coding sequences lie in one Cucurbita pepo subsp. pepo cultivar mu-cu-16 chromosome LG13, ASM280686v2, whole genome shotgun sequence genomic window:
- the LOC111809230 gene encoding E3 ubiquitin-protein ligase SHPRH isoform X4 → MGRRKQKQPHRSGGIRFEDPVNPKTQVDIHGIVETVESSDIKLDEVNEPFFVEVDRTGWHSNEHHDISEVVLMDIRLEHPFVGIRSEEIFCESSRYSLRFRLCNDNGFLLDRIKFGHWPVLSSNEISLELIERRVEEDMNGCLVVLSGSFDGPDEAISGLVHLANLKFVTLRPVMGVSFSQNMGSLRLRVEILSSAFDACGSILDSGRQLWKKSMMNTIAWLRPEVVSSEVKYGVVESTNMDAHLHRETGDDASSSRKHVNFDSVAFYDAIKPSNVVQPTGWYNGRKDFREILVWEKTCSLFLPCVCPWNVLILVRECSTILSDEMGLGKTIELLACILSHPMSVFEDGKGFDDEMQQLVGDQRTKFKRLKRERVECVCGAVSENHRYEGLWVQCDICDAWQHADCVGYSPKGRVLEPVDTKDGNCRKDKRNKRNTVNVTVRDEEHVCMPCLELMQATDSPMTTGATLIVCPAPILFQWHAEILRHTHPGSIKLLVYEGVRDTSLSNTLPVQINDIINSDIVLTSYDVLKEDLSHDYDRHEGDRRFMRFQKRYPVVPTPLTRIFWWRICLDEGQMVESNATAATEMASRLYASHRWCITGTPIQRKLEDLFGLLRFVKASPFNVHRWWVEVIRDPYERRDPGAMEFTHKFFKQIMWRSLKVHVTDELQLPPQEEQVTWLTFSPIEENFYQRQHETCVSYAREVIQGLKDDFVKRKVPGFVSSDVPSDILITHADAGKLLNTLLKLRQACCHPQVGSSGLRSLQQSPMTMEEILMVLVSKTKIEGEEALRRTVVALNALAGIAIIEKKFSEALSLYKEALELAEENNEDFRVDPLLSIHIHHNLAEILPLAMDQIQSPLKDQFYPRTCEVKASKMDDSEKSDNHIIKKQKVNGTLYVPCSDTEKIIDSPLELTGQDENAKKEENYEPHRSSSYFNDNYLRKACEAMRQKYLAVFSSKLSIAQQEFTKSYVQVCNELKSRENLNEVWWLQAVHHAEQNKDFSHELIRKIEEAVSGNLNNSKSRVGSRFRSIDALKYHVQTGLDLLEASRKLVLGRLLEIDQTMENPKDEDIERVRYCQNCQADSNGPPCVLCELDELFQEYEARLFRLNTVQGGMVTSVEEAVEAQKKKSALNRFYWSLLQQNKNLSSSRDGYEESNKRDAGERVVVSKHPSELEVVLGVIKNFCKTQLGKESIAAANKQLHLLEYMRKEYGHARSLAIAQAQVLNAHDEIKMATTRLCLRGNDDDDSAYAISEHELPAASVQYSSDKFVSLAMLSRVKGKLRYLKGLVQSKQNIPLGSSSNPASTQVPDITSTSVEQKSENTLKADEESCPVCQEALSNQKMVFQCGHMTCCKCLFAMTEKKLRDSTIQTKWVMCPTCRQHTDFGNIAYADDSKNETLDPSTLHKTSREDERSIRVQGSYGTKIEAVVRRILWIKYTDSEAKVLVFSSWNDVLDVLQYAFAANNITFVRMKGGRKSHTAISEFRGQKINTKENHKKQPLAEVPELRSAQVLLLLIQHGANGLNLLEAQHVILVEPLLNPAAEAQAISRVHRIGQQNKTFVHRFIVKDTVEESIHRLNRSRESSSFITGNTKNQDQPVFTLKEVESLFASRPSPLRESDEKESETLRHLAPSMAATIAAERRLKEHTT, encoded by the exons ATGGGTAGAAGGAAGCAAAAGCAACCTCATCGCTCTGGTGGAATAAGATTTGAAGATCCCGTGAATCCCAAGACACAGGTTGATATTCATGGGATTGTGGAAACTGTAGAATCATCCGACATCAAACTTGATGAGGTTAATGAGCCATTTTTTGTGGAAGTTGATCGAACTGGATGGCATTCCAATGAGCACCATGATATTTCTGAAGTTGTTCTAATGGATATAAGGTTAGAACACCCTTTTGTTGGTATACGATCggaagaaattttttgtgAGAGCTCGAGATACTCGTTAAGGTTTCGTTTGTGCAATGACAATGGGTTTCTCCTTGATCGTATTAAGTTTGGTCATTGGCCGGTTTTATCTTCAAATGAAATATCGTTGGAACTAATTGAGAGACGCGTAGAGGAAGATATGAACGGTTGCTTGGTGGTGTTATCAGGTAGTTTTGATGGACCTGATGAGGCCATATCTGGCCTTGTTCATCTTGcaaatttgaagtttgtgACATTGAGGCCAGTTATGGGTGTTTCCTTTTCCCAAAATATGGGATCTCTCCGGTTGAGGGTGGAAATATTATCGAGTGCTTTTGATGCCTGTGGGTCAATATTAGATAGTGGTCGGCAGCTGTGGAAAAAGAGTATGATGAATACCATTGCTTGGTTGCGTCCTGAAGTAGTATCATCAGAGGTCAAGTATGGAGTTGTTGAATCAACTAATATGGACGCTCATTTGCATCGTGAGACAGGGGATGATGCATCCAGCTCCAGGAAACATGTAAATTTTGATTCTGTTGCCTTTTATGATGCCATTAAGCCATCAAA CGTCGTGCAGCCTACTGGATGGTACAACGGGAGAAAGGATTTTCGAGAAATTTTGGTGTGGGAGAAAACGTGCAGCTTATTTCTCCCCTGTGTATGCCCCTGGAATGTCTTGATACTCGTTCGAGAATGTTCTACAATCCTTTCAG ATGAAATGGGTCTGGGAAAAACTATTGAACTACTGGCTTGCATACTTTCTCATCCGATGTCAGTGTTCGAAGATGGAAAAGgttttgatgatgaaatgCAACAACTTGTTGGAGATCAGAGaaccaaatttaaaagattaaagagGGAGCGTGTTGAGTGCGTGTGTGGAGCTGTTAGTGAAAATCACAGATACGAAGGGTTGTGGGTACAATGTGATATTTGTGACGCATGGCAACATGCTGACTGCGTTGGTTATTCACCTAAAGGAAGAGTTCTCGAACCCGTTGACACTAAGGATGGGAACTGTAGAAAGGACAAGAGAAATAAAAGGAATACAGTAAATGTAACTGTTAGAGATGAGGAACATGTTTGTATGCCATGCTTAGAGCTGATGCAGGCTACTGATTCCCCAATGACTACAGGTGCAACTCTAATTGTCTGTCCAGCTCCCATATTATTCCAGTGGCATGCCGAGATTTTACG TCATACTCATCCAGGTTCAATAAAACTACTTGTATACGAGGGAGTGAGAGATACTTCTCTTTCAAACACATTGCCTGTGCAGATCAACGATATCATCAATTCTGATATAGTCTTAACATCATATGATGTGCTCAAAGAGGACCTATCCCATGATTATGATAGGCATGAAGGCGATCGACGCTTCATGAGATTCCAGAAGAG GTACCCTGTTGTCCCTACTCCTCTCACCAGGATCTTTTGGTGGAGGATTTGTTTGGATGAGGGACAAATGGTCGAGAGCAATGCTACTGCTGCTACTGAAATGGCTTCACGGCTTTATGCTAGTCACCGCTGGTGCATTACGGGGACTCCCATACAAAGGAAACTTGAAGATTTATTTGGATTACTGCGATTTGTGAAAGCGAGTCCATTTAACGTTCACAGATGGTGGGTTGAAGTTATAAGAGATCCATATGAG AGAAGGGACCCTGGCGCTATGGAATTCACACACAAATTCTTTAAGCAAATAATGTGGCGTTCTTTAAAAGTACATGTTACAGATGAATTGCAGCTACCTCCTCAGGAGGAGCAAGTCACTTGGCTGACGTTTTCACCAATTGAAGAGAACTTCTACCAGAGGCAGCATGAAACTTGTGTGAGTTATGCCCGTGAAGTTATTCAAGGTTTGAAAGATGATTTTGTCAAAAGGAAAGTCCCAG GATTTGTTTCTTCTGATGTTCCATCTGATATTCTTATCACCCATGCCGATGCTGGAAAGCTGCTGAACACACTTTTGAAACTTCGCCAAGCTTGCTGTCACCCGCAAGTAGGAAGTTCGGGACTTCGCTCATTGCAACAATCCCCAATGACAATGGAGGAAATCTTGATG GTCCTTGTTAGTAAGACCAAGATAGAAGGAGAGGAAGCTCTGAGGAGGACAGTTGTTGCTTTAAATGCACTTGCTGGAATAGCTATAATCGAGAAGAAATTTTCTGAAGCCCTCTCACTGTATAAAGAAGCTCTGGAATTGGCAGAGGAAAACAATGAAGATTTTCGCGTAGATCCTTTGTTGAGCATTCACATCCATCACAATCTTGCTGAGATACTACCATTAGCCATGGACCAGATACAATCTCCTTTAAAAGACCAATTTTATCCAAGAACTTGTGAAGTGAAGGCCTCCAAGATGGATGATTCTGAAAAGTCCgataatcatatcataaagaaacaaaaagtcaACGGGACCCTGTATGTGCCTTGTAGTGATACGGAGAAGATCATCGACAGTCCTCTTGAGTTGACAGGACAAGATGAGAACGCCAAAAAGGAGGAGAATTACGAGCCTCATCGGTCAAGTAGTTACTTCAATGATAACTATTTAAGAAAAGCATGCGAGGCTATGAGGCAGAAATATCTAGCTGTCTTTTCCTCAAAGCTATCTATTGCCCAGCAAGAGTTCACAAAGTCCTACGTACAG GTCTGCAATGAACTCAAGAGCAGGGAAAATCTTAACGAAGTTTGGTGGTTACAAGCAGTTCACCATGCTGAACAGAACAAGGACTTCTCGCACGAGTTGATAAGAAAGATTGAAGAGGCTGTATCTGGAAACCTTAACAATTCGAAATCTAGAGTGGGATCTCG TTTCCGCAGCATTGATGCTTTGAAGTATCATGTTCAGACTGGTTTGGACCTTTTGGAAGCTTCGAGAAAATTGGTGCTTGGTCGACTTTTAGAAATTGATCAGACCATGGAAAATCCAAAAGATGAAGATATTGAACGTGTTCGATACTGTCAAAATTGTCAGGCCGACAGTAATGGACCACCTTGTGTTCTTTGTGAACTAGACGAACTATTTCAG GAATATGAGGCAAGACTTTTCCGGCTCAATACAGTACAGGGAGGAATGGTTACTTCTGTTGAAGAGGCAGTTGAAGCTCAGAAGAAGAAGTCTGCACTTAATCGTTTTTATTGGAGTCTATtgcaacaaaataaaaacttaagtTCATCTAGAGATGGATATGAAGAATCTAACAAAAGAGATGCTGGAGAAAGAGTTgtg GTGTCTAAGCATCCTTCTGAATTGGAGGTTGTTCTTGGTGTTATCAAGAACTTCTGTAAGACACAGCTAGGAAAAGAAAGTATAGCAGCAGCCAACAAACAGCTACACCTTCTGGAG TACATGCGAAAGGAGTATGGACATGCAAGGTCCTTAGCCATTGCTCAAGCTCAAGTTTTGAACGCTCACGACGAAATTAAGATGGCAACCACGAGATTATGCTTAAGGGGCAATGATGATGACGACTCAGCTTATGCTATTAGTGAGCATGAGCTTCCTGCAGCTAGTGTCCAATATTCTAGCGATAAGTTCGTGTCCTTGGCTATGTTATCGCGTGTCAAAGGGAAACTTCGTTATTTGAAG GGTTTGGTGCAATCTAAGCAAAACATACCATTAGGTAGTTCTAGTAATCCAGCATCAACTCAAGTACCGGATATCACATCTACATCAGTGGAACAAAAAAGTGAGAACACATTGAAAGCTGATGAAGAATCATGCCCTGTTTGCCAAGAAGCACTAAGCAATCAAAAGATGGTTTTTCAATGTGGACACATGACATGCTGTAAAT GTTTGTTTGCAATGACTGAAAAGAAATTGCGTGATAGTACAATTCAAACCAAATGGGTGATGTGCCCAACCTGTCGCCAACACACAGATTTCGGGAATATCGCTTACGCGGATGATAGTAAAAATGAAACACTCGATCCTTCAACTTTGCACAAAACTTCCAGGGAGGATGAAAGGTCCATTAGAGTTCAGGGTTCCTATGGAACGAAG ATTGAAGCAGTTGTAAGGCGAATCTTGTGGATCAAGTATACAGATTCCGAGGCCAAAGTTCTCGTTTTCTCTAGTTGGAACgatgttcttgatgttttACAATATGCCTTTGCTGCCAACAACATTACCTTTGTCAGGATGAAAGGAGGCAG GAAATCTCATACAGCCATTAGTGAATTTAGAGGACAGAAGAtcaatacaaaagaaaatcacaAGAAACAGCCATTGGCAGAGGTTCCAGAATTAAGATCTGCTCAGGTTTTATTGCTCTTGATTCAGCATGGAGCTAATGGCCTGAACCTTTTAGAAGCTCAACATGTTATCCTTGTGGAGCCACTGCTCAATCCAGCTGCAGAAGCGCAAGCAATTAGCAGGGTACACCGAATTGGACAGCAAAACAAGACGTTTGTTCACCGCTTCATA GTTAAAGACACAGTGGAAGAGAGCATACACAGGCTTAACCGAAGCAGAGAGAGTTCTTCCTTCATCACTGGAAATACAAAGAACCAAGATCAGCCCGTTTTTACGCTTAAAGAAGTCGAGTCTCTGTTTGCATCAAGACCATCACCATTGAGGGAAAGTGATGAGAAGGAAAGTGAAACGCTAAGGCATTTGGCTCCTTCCATGGCTGCTACTATTGCAGCTGAGAGGAGACTCAAAGAGCATACAACGTAG
- the LOC111809230 gene encoding E3 ubiquitin-protein ligase SHPRH isoform X6 yields the protein MELLNQLIWTLICIVRQGMMHPAPGNIVVQPTGWYNGRKDFREILVWEKTCSLFLPCVCPWNVLILVRECSTILSDEMGLGKTIELLACILSHPMSVFEDGKGFDDEMQQLVGDQRTKFKRLKRERVECVCGAVSENHRYEGLWVQCDICDAWQHADCVGYSPKGRVLEPVDTKDGNCRKDKRNKRNTVNVTVRDEEHVCMPCLELMQATDSPMTTGATLIVCPAPILFQWHAEILRHTHPGSIKLLVYEGVRDTSLSNTLPVQINDIINSDIVLTSYDVLKEDLSHDYDRHEGDRRFMRFQKRYPVVPTPLTRIFWWRICLDEGQMVESNATAATEMASRLYASHRWCITGTPIQRKLEDLFGLLRFVKASPFNVHRWWVEVIRDPYERRDPGAMEFTHKFFKQIMWRSLKVHVTDELQLPPQEEQVTWLTFSPIEENFYQRQHETCVSYAREVIQGLKDDFVKRKVPGFVSSDVPSDILITHADAGKLLNTLLKLRQACCHPQVGSSGLRSLQQSPMTMEEILMVLVSKTKIEGEEALRRTVVALNALAGIAIIEKKFSEALSLYKEALELAEENNEDFRVDPLLSIHIHHNLAEILPLAMDQIQSPLKDQFYPRTCEVKASKMDDSEKSDNHIIKKQKVNGTLYVPCSDTEKIIDSPLELTGQDENAKKEENYEPHRSSSYFNDNYLRKACEAMRQKYLAVFSSKLSIAQQEFTKSYVQVCNELKSRENLNEVWWLQAVHHAEQNKDFSHELIRKIEEAVSGNLNNSKSRVGSRFRSIDALKYHVQTGLDLLEASRKLVLGRLLEIDQTMENPKDEDIERVRYCQNCQADSNGPPCVLCELDELFQEYEARLFRLNTVQGGMVTSVEEAVEAQKKKSALNRFYWSLLQQNKNLSSSRDGYEESNKRDAGERVVVSKHPSELEVVLGVIKNFCKTQLGKESIAAANKQLHLLEYMRKEYGHARSLAIAQAQVLNAHDEIKMATTRLCLRGNDDDDSAYAISEHELPAASVQYSSDKFVSLAMLSRVKGKLRYLKGLVQSKQNIPLGSSSNPASTQVPDITSTSVEQKSENTLKADEESCPVCQEALSNQKMVFQCGHMTCCKCLFAMTEKKLRDSTIQTKWVMCPTCRQHTDFGNIAYADDSKNETLDPSTLHKTSREDERSIRVQGSYGTKIEAVVRRILWIKYTDSEAKVLVFSSWNDVLDVLQYAFAANNITFVRMKGGRKSHTAISEFRGQKINTKENHKKQPLAEVPELRSAQVLLLLIQHGANGLNLLEAQHVILVEPLLNPAAEAQAISRVHRIGQQNKTFVHRFIVKDTVEESIHRLNRSRESSSFITGNTKNQDQPVFTLKEVESLFASRPSPLRESDEKESETLRHLAPSMAATIAAERRLKEHTT from the exons ATGGAGTTGTTGAATCAACTAATATGGACGCTCATTTGCATCGTGAGACAGGGGATGATGCATCCAGCTCCAGGAAACAT CGTCGTGCAGCCTACTGGATGGTACAACGGGAGAAAGGATTTTCGAGAAATTTTGGTGTGGGAGAAAACGTGCAGCTTATTTCTCCCCTGTGTATGCCCCTGGAATGTCTTGATACTCGTTCGAGAATGTTCTACAATCCTTTCAG ATGAAATGGGTCTGGGAAAAACTATTGAACTACTGGCTTGCATACTTTCTCATCCGATGTCAGTGTTCGAAGATGGAAAAGgttttgatgatgaaatgCAACAACTTGTTGGAGATCAGAGaaccaaatttaaaagattaaagagGGAGCGTGTTGAGTGCGTGTGTGGAGCTGTTAGTGAAAATCACAGATACGAAGGGTTGTGGGTACAATGTGATATTTGTGACGCATGGCAACATGCTGACTGCGTTGGTTATTCACCTAAAGGAAGAGTTCTCGAACCCGTTGACACTAAGGATGGGAACTGTAGAAAGGACAAGAGAAATAAAAGGAATACAGTAAATGTAACTGTTAGAGATGAGGAACATGTTTGTATGCCATGCTTAGAGCTGATGCAGGCTACTGATTCCCCAATGACTACAGGTGCAACTCTAATTGTCTGTCCAGCTCCCATATTATTCCAGTGGCATGCCGAGATTTTACG TCATACTCATCCAGGTTCAATAAAACTACTTGTATACGAGGGAGTGAGAGATACTTCTCTTTCAAACACATTGCCTGTGCAGATCAACGATATCATCAATTCTGATATAGTCTTAACATCATATGATGTGCTCAAAGAGGACCTATCCCATGATTATGATAGGCATGAAGGCGATCGACGCTTCATGAGATTCCAGAAGAG GTACCCTGTTGTCCCTACTCCTCTCACCAGGATCTTTTGGTGGAGGATTTGTTTGGATGAGGGACAAATGGTCGAGAGCAATGCTACTGCTGCTACTGAAATGGCTTCACGGCTTTATGCTAGTCACCGCTGGTGCATTACGGGGACTCCCATACAAAGGAAACTTGAAGATTTATTTGGATTACTGCGATTTGTGAAAGCGAGTCCATTTAACGTTCACAGATGGTGGGTTGAAGTTATAAGAGATCCATATGAG AGAAGGGACCCTGGCGCTATGGAATTCACACACAAATTCTTTAAGCAAATAATGTGGCGTTCTTTAAAAGTACATGTTACAGATGAATTGCAGCTACCTCCTCAGGAGGAGCAAGTCACTTGGCTGACGTTTTCACCAATTGAAGAGAACTTCTACCAGAGGCAGCATGAAACTTGTGTGAGTTATGCCCGTGAAGTTATTCAAGGTTTGAAAGATGATTTTGTCAAAAGGAAAGTCCCAG GATTTGTTTCTTCTGATGTTCCATCTGATATTCTTATCACCCATGCCGATGCTGGAAAGCTGCTGAACACACTTTTGAAACTTCGCCAAGCTTGCTGTCACCCGCAAGTAGGAAGTTCGGGACTTCGCTCATTGCAACAATCCCCAATGACAATGGAGGAAATCTTGATG GTCCTTGTTAGTAAGACCAAGATAGAAGGAGAGGAAGCTCTGAGGAGGACAGTTGTTGCTTTAAATGCACTTGCTGGAATAGCTATAATCGAGAAGAAATTTTCTGAAGCCCTCTCACTGTATAAAGAAGCTCTGGAATTGGCAGAGGAAAACAATGAAGATTTTCGCGTAGATCCTTTGTTGAGCATTCACATCCATCACAATCTTGCTGAGATACTACCATTAGCCATGGACCAGATACAATCTCCTTTAAAAGACCAATTTTATCCAAGAACTTGTGAAGTGAAGGCCTCCAAGATGGATGATTCTGAAAAGTCCgataatcatatcataaagaaacaaaaagtcaACGGGACCCTGTATGTGCCTTGTAGTGATACGGAGAAGATCATCGACAGTCCTCTTGAGTTGACAGGACAAGATGAGAACGCCAAAAAGGAGGAGAATTACGAGCCTCATCGGTCAAGTAGTTACTTCAATGATAACTATTTAAGAAAAGCATGCGAGGCTATGAGGCAGAAATATCTAGCTGTCTTTTCCTCAAAGCTATCTATTGCCCAGCAAGAGTTCACAAAGTCCTACGTACAG GTCTGCAATGAACTCAAGAGCAGGGAAAATCTTAACGAAGTTTGGTGGTTACAAGCAGTTCACCATGCTGAACAGAACAAGGACTTCTCGCACGAGTTGATAAGAAAGATTGAAGAGGCTGTATCTGGAAACCTTAACAATTCGAAATCTAGAGTGGGATCTCG TTTCCGCAGCATTGATGCTTTGAAGTATCATGTTCAGACTGGTTTGGACCTTTTGGAAGCTTCGAGAAAATTGGTGCTTGGTCGACTTTTAGAAATTGATCAGACCATGGAAAATCCAAAAGATGAAGATATTGAACGTGTTCGATACTGTCAAAATTGTCAGGCCGACAGTAATGGACCACCTTGTGTTCTTTGTGAACTAGACGAACTATTTCAG GAATATGAGGCAAGACTTTTCCGGCTCAATACAGTACAGGGAGGAATGGTTACTTCTGTTGAAGAGGCAGTTGAAGCTCAGAAGAAGAAGTCTGCACTTAATCGTTTTTATTGGAGTCTATtgcaacaaaataaaaacttaagtTCATCTAGAGATGGATATGAAGAATCTAACAAAAGAGATGCTGGAGAAAGAGTTgtg GTGTCTAAGCATCCTTCTGAATTGGAGGTTGTTCTTGGTGTTATCAAGAACTTCTGTAAGACACAGCTAGGAAAAGAAAGTATAGCAGCAGCCAACAAACAGCTACACCTTCTGGAG TACATGCGAAAGGAGTATGGACATGCAAGGTCCTTAGCCATTGCTCAAGCTCAAGTTTTGAACGCTCACGACGAAATTAAGATGGCAACCACGAGATTATGCTTAAGGGGCAATGATGATGACGACTCAGCTTATGCTATTAGTGAGCATGAGCTTCCTGCAGCTAGTGTCCAATATTCTAGCGATAAGTTCGTGTCCTTGGCTATGTTATCGCGTGTCAAAGGGAAACTTCGTTATTTGAAG GGTTTGGTGCAATCTAAGCAAAACATACCATTAGGTAGTTCTAGTAATCCAGCATCAACTCAAGTACCGGATATCACATCTACATCAGTGGAACAAAAAAGTGAGAACACATTGAAAGCTGATGAAGAATCATGCCCTGTTTGCCAAGAAGCACTAAGCAATCAAAAGATGGTTTTTCAATGTGGACACATGACATGCTGTAAAT GTTTGTTTGCAATGACTGAAAAGAAATTGCGTGATAGTACAATTCAAACCAAATGGGTGATGTGCCCAACCTGTCGCCAACACACAGATTTCGGGAATATCGCTTACGCGGATGATAGTAAAAATGAAACACTCGATCCTTCAACTTTGCACAAAACTTCCAGGGAGGATGAAAGGTCCATTAGAGTTCAGGGTTCCTATGGAACGAAG ATTGAAGCAGTTGTAAGGCGAATCTTGTGGATCAAGTATACAGATTCCGAGGCCAAAGTTCTCGTTTTCTCTAGTTGGAACgatgttcttgatgttttACAATATGCCTTTGCTGCCAACAACATTACCTTTGTCAGGATGAAAGGAGGCAG GAAATCTCATACAGCCATTAGTGAATTTAGAGGACAGAAGAtcaatacaaaagaaaatcacaAGAAACAGCCATTGGCAGAGGTTCCAGAATTAAGATCTGCTCAGGTTTTATTGCTCTTGATTCAGCATGGAGCTAATGGCCTGAACCTTTTAGAAGCTCAACATGTTATCCTTGTGGAGCCACTGCTCAATCCAGCTGCAGAAGCGCAAGCAATTAGCAGGGTACACCGAATTGGACAGCAAAACAAGACGTTTGTTCACCGCTTCATA GTTAAAGACACAGTGGAAGAGAGCATACACAGGCTTAACCGAAGCAGAGAGAGTTCTTCCTTCATCACTGGAAATACAAAGAACCAAGATCAGCCCGTTTTTACGCTTAAAGAAGTCGAGTCTCTGTTTGCATCAAGACCATCACCATTGAGGGAAAGTGATGAGAAGGAAAGTGAAACGCTAAGGCATTTGGCTCCTTCCATGGCTGCTACTATTGCAGCTGAGAGGAGACTCAAAGAGCATACAACGTAG